In one Streptomyces venezuelae genomic region, the following are encoded:
- the ftsH gene encoding ATP-dependent zinc metalloprotease FtsH — MDVKRYFRGPVMWIVLAVLAVVVLMQVVGSSGGYKTVDTGQVVQAINDNKVESAKLTTGDEQIIKVELKDGQKVKDSSKIQASYIGDQGVDLAKTLQSKYQTKDIPDGYTVSPSKQNPFVGILLSLLPFVLIVVVFLFLMNQMQGGGSRVMNFGKSKAKLITKDTPKTTFADVAGSDEAVEELHEIKEFLQEPAKFQAVGAKIPKGVLLYGPPGTGKTLLARAVAGEAGVPFYSISGSDFVEMFVGVGASRVRDLFEQAKANAPAIVFVDEIDAVGRHRGAGLGGGHDEREQTLNQLLVEMDGFDVKGGVILIAATNRPDILDPALLRPGRFDRQIAVDRPDMQGRLEILKVHQKGKPVAPDVDLSAVARRTPGFTGADLSNVLNEAALLTARSDKKLIDNSMLDEAIDRVVAGPQKRTRIMSDKEKKITAYHEGGHALVAAASPNSDPVHKITILSRGRALGYTMVLPEEDKYSTTRNEMLDQLAYMLGGRAAEELVFHDPTTGAANDIEKATGTARAMVTQYGMTERLGAIKFGGDNTEPFLGREMGHQRDYSEEVAALVDEEVKKLIETAHNEAWEILVENRDVLDNLVLQLLEKETLGKDEIAEIFSTIVKRPARPAWTGSSRRTPSTRPPVLSPKELSLTNGANGATPAVTSGSTEQPIEVAPEDRPES; from the coding sequence ATGGACGTGAAGCGATACTTCCGTGGGCCAGTCATGTGGATCGTGCTGGCCGTCCTTGCCGTGGTCGTGTTGATGCAGGTCGTCGGCTCGTCCGGTGGCTACAAGACGGTGGACACCGGCCAGGTCGTCCAGGCGATCAACGACAACAAGGTCGAATCCGCCAAGCTCACCACCGGTGACGAGCAGATCATCAAGGTCGAGCTCAAGGACGGCCAGAAGGTCAAGGACAGCAGCAAGATCCAGGCGAGCTACATCGGCGACCAGGGCGTCGACCTCGCCAAGACCCTGCAGTCCAAGTACCAGACCAAGGACATCCCGGACGGTTATACCGTCTCGCCGTCGAAGCAGAACCCGTTCGTCGGCATCCTGCTCTCCCTGCTCCCCTTCGTCCTCATCGTCGTCGTCTTCCTGTTCCTGATGAACCAGATGCAGGGCGGCGGCTCCCGGGTCATGAACTTCGGGAAGTCCAAGGCGAAGCTCATCACCAAGGACACCCCGAAGACGACGTTCGCCGACGTGGCGGGGTCCGACGAGGCGGTCGAGGAACTCCACGAGATCAAGGAGTTCCTGCAGGAGCCGGCGAAGTTCCAGGCCGTCGGCGCCAAGATCCCCAAGGGCGTGCTGCTCTACGGCCCGCCCGGTACGGGCAAGACGCTCCTCGCGCGCGCCGTCGCCGGTGAGGCCGGAGTCCCGTTCTACTCGATCTCCGGTTCCGACTTCGTCGAGATGTTCGTCGGTGTCGGTGCATCCCGTGTGCGTGACCTCTTCGAGCAGGCCAAGGCGAACGCCCCGGCGATCGTCTTCGTCGACGAGATCGACGCCGTCGGCCGTCACCGCGGTGCCGGTCTCGGCGGTGGCCACGACGAGCGCGAGCAGACGCTGAACCAGCTGCTCGTCGAGATGGACGGCTTCGACGTGAAGGGCGGCGTCATCCTGATCGCCGCCACGAACCGCCCCGACATCCTCGACCCGGCGCTGCTGCGCCCCGGCCGTTTCGACCGGCAGATCGCCGTCGACCGCCCGGACATGCAGGGCCGTCTGGAGATCCTCAAGGTTCACCAGAAGGGCAAGCCGGTCGCCCCGGACGTCGACCTCTCCGCGGTCGCCCGTCGTACGCCGGGCTTCACCGGTGCGGACCTGAGCAACGTCCTCAACGAGGCCGCCCTGCTCACCGCCCGCAGCGACAAGAAGCTGATCGACAACAGCATGCTCGACGAGGCGATCGACCGCGTCGTGGCGGGCCCGCAGAAGCGGACCCGGATCATGTCCGACAAGGAGAAGAAGATCACCGCGTACCACGAGGGCGGACACGCCCTCGTCGCGGCGGCCTCACCGAACTCGGACCCGGTCCACAAGATCACGATCCTGTCCCGCGGCAGAGCCCTGGGTTACACCATGGTCCTGCCCGAAGAGGACAAGTACTCGACCACGCGCAACGAAATGCTCGACCAGCTGGCGTACATGCTGGGTGGACGCGCGGCCGAGGAGCTCGTCTTCCACGACCCGACGACGGGCGCGGCGAACGACATCGAGAAGGCCACGGGCACGGCCCGCGCGATGGTCACGCAGTACGGCATGACCGAGCGGCTCGGCGCGATCAAGTTCGGTGGCGACAACACCGAGCCCTTCCTCGGCCGCGAGATGGGCCACCAGCGCGACTACTCGGAAGAGGTCGCGGCGCTGGTCGACGAAGAGGTCAAGAAGCTCATCGAGACCGCGCACAACGAAGCGTGGGAGATCCTCGTCGAGAACCGCGACGTGCTCGACAACCTGGTCCTCCAGCTCCTGGAGAAGGAGACCCTCGGCAAGGACGAGATCGCCGAGATCTTCTCGACCATCGTGAAGCGCCCGGCCCGCCCCGCGTGGACCGGCTCCTCGCGGCGCACGCCCTCGACCCGCCCGCCGGTGCTCTCCCCCAAGGAGCTGTCGCTGACGAACGGTGCGAACGGCGCGACCCCCGCGGTGACGTCGGGCAGCACGGAGCAGCCCATCGAGGTGGCCCCGGAGGACCGCCCCGAGAGCTGA
- a CDS encoding zinc-dependent metalloprotease has translation MTSIGGAEMVDWNLAVATATRLVRPGPEVSRDEARAVVAELRRHAKSSEEHVRSFTRMGTEATHDTPVLVVDRAGWVKANVAGFREILKPLLDKMQDRRTGTGNAVLGAVGGKVTGVELGMLLSFLASRVLGQYETFAPATRDLPAGANGGGRLLLVAPNIVHVERELDVDPHDFRLWVCLHEETHRTQFTAVPWLRDHLEAEIQSFLGETEVDPMTVLERVREAAQTFAGGRTDAAEGEESEGGRSLVELVQTPAQREILARLTAVMSLLEGHADFVMDGVGPDVVPSVGEIREKFQQRRARGASRLDQALRKLLGLDAKLRQYRDGERFVRAVVDEVGMDGFNRVWTSPNTLPTKAEIAKPADWVARVHRKGD, from the coding sequence ATGACGAGCATCGGTGGTGCCGAGATGGTCGACTGGAATCTCGCGGTGGCGACCGCGACCCGGCTCGTGAGGCCGGGCCCGGAAGTGAGCCGCGACGAAGCGCGAGCCGTCGTCGCGGAGCTCCGCCGGCACGCCAAATCCTCGGAGGAACACGTCCGTTCCTTCACGAGGATGGGGACGGAGGCCACCCACGACACCCCGGTCCTCGTGGTGGACAGGGCCGGCTGGGTGAAGGCGAACGTCGCGGGGTTCAGGGAGATCCTCAAGCCCCTCCTCGACAAGATGCAGGACCGCCGCACGGGCACCGGCAACGCCGTGCTGGGCGCGGTCGGCGGCAAGGTGACGGGCGTGGAGCTCGGCATGCTCCTGTCGTTCCTCGCCTCCCGCGTCCTCGGCCAGTACGAGACGTTCGCCCCGGCCACCCGAGACCTCCCCGCGGGAGCGAACGGCGGCGGCAGGCTCCTCCTGGTCGCCCCGAACATCGTGCACGTGGAGCGCGAGCTCGACGTCGACCCCCACGACTTCCGCCTCTGGGTCTGCCTCCACGAGGAGACGCACCGCACGCAGTTCACCGCCGTGCCGTGGCTGCGCGACCACCTGGAGGCCGAGATCCAGTCGTTCCTCGGCGAGACCGAGGTGGACCCGATGACGGTCCTGGAGCGCGTCAGGGAGGCCGCCCAGACCTTCGCGGGCGGCCGCACCGACGCGGCGGAGGGCGAGGAGTCCGAGGGCGGCCGCTCCCTCGTCGAGCTCGTCCAGACCCCCGCCCAGCGCGAGATCCTCGCCCGCCTCACGGCCGTGATGTCCCTGCTGGAGGGCCACGCGGACTTCGTGATGGACGGCGTGGGCCCGGACGTCGTGCCGTCCGTCGGCGAGATCCGGGAGAAGTTTCAGCAGCGCAGGGCCCGCGGCGCGAGCCGTCTCGACCAGGCGCTGCGCAAGCTCCTCGGCCTGGACGCGAAACTGCGCCAGTACCGCGACGGCGAGCGCTTCGTGCGCGCCGTCGTCGACGAGGTCGGCATGGACGGCTTCAACCGCGTGTGGACGTCGCCGAACACGCTGCCCACGAAGGCGGAGATCGCCAAACCCGCGGACTGGGTCGCGCGGGTGCACCGTAAAGGAGACTGA
- the tilS gene encoding tRNA lysidine(34) synthetase TilS, translated as MGPHPAVAAIRLAVRRVLHDVLTDLQRTSENAPPRPSRPPLPPQSPHEQAASPLVLVACSGGADSMALASALAFEAPKLGMRAGGITVDHGLQPGSDLRAAEVVVRLTALGLTPVESAAVDVGRDGGPEAAARDARYAALDAAAERHSAAAVLLGHTRDDQAETVLLGLARGSGIRSLSGMAATSGVAGRYRRPFLHLDRQTARKACMVQSLPVWDDPHNADPAYTRSRLRHEGLPALEKALGKGVVEALARTAQLSRDDADALDTWAAQAETTVRDATGLLECAKLYALPPAVRRRIVRRAAIDAGAPAGSLFARHIEEVDRLITGWRGQGAINLPGKVVAQRQGGRLVIRQG; from the coding sequence ATGGGTCCCCATCCTGCGGTCGCGGCGATACGCCTGGCGGTCCGCCGCGTACTCCACGACGTCCTGACCGACCTACAGCGCACCTCCGAGAACGCCCCCCCACGCCCCTCACGCCCCCCTCTGCCCCCGCAGTCCCCGCACGAGCAGGCCGCGTCGCCGCTCGTGCTCGTCGCCTGCTCCGGCGGCGCGGACTCCATGGCGCTCGCCTCGGCGCTCGCCTTCGAAGCTCCCAAGCTCGGCATGCGTGCCGGCGGCATCACCGTCGACCACGGCCTGCAGCCGGGGTCCGACCTGCGCGCCGCCGAAGTCGTCGTGCGCCTCACCGCGCTCGGCCTGACCCCGGTCGAGTCCGCGGCCGTGGACGTGGGCCGCGACGGAGGCCCCGAGGCCGCCGCCCGCGACGCGCGCTACGCAGCCCTGGATGCCGCCGCCGAACGGCATTCAGCAGCCGCCGTCCTGCTCGGCCACACCCGCGACGACCAGGCGGAGACCGTCCTGCTCGGCCTCGCCCGCGGTTCCGGGATCCGCTCGCTGTCCGGAATGGCGGCGACCTCGGGGGTCGCCGGCCGTTACCGCCGCCCCTTCCTGCACCTCGACCGGCAGACCGCCCGCAAGGCCTGCATGGTCCAGTCGCTGCCCGTCTGGGACGACCCGCACAACGCCGACCCGGCGTACACCCGGTCCCGCCTGCGCCACGAGGGCCTGCCCGCCCTGGAGAAGGCGCTCGGCAAAGGCGTCGTCGAAGCGCTCGCCCGCACGGCCCAGCTCTCCCGGGACGACGCCGACGCCCTCGACACCTGGGCCGCCCAGGCCGAGACGACCGTGCGCGACGCCACCGGCCTCCTGGAGTGCGCGAAGCTCTACGCACTGCCCCCCGCGGTGCGCCGCCGCATCGTCCGCCGGGCCGCCATCGACGCGGGCGCCCCGGCGGGTTCGCTCTTCGCCCGGCACATCGAAGAGGTCGACCGCCTGATCACGGGCTGGCGCGGCCAGGGAGCCATCAACCTCCCGGGCAAAGTCGTGGCTCAGCGCCAGGGTGGCAGACTGGTGATCCGGCAAGGCTGA
- a CDS encoding inorganic diphosphatase has product MEFDVTIEIPKGSRNKYEVDHETGRIRLDRRLFTSTSYPADYGFVENTLGEDGDPLDALVILDEPTFPGCLIKCRAIGMFRMTDEAGGDDKLLCVPASDPRVEHLRDIHHVSEFDRLEIQHFFEVYKDLEPGKSVEGADWVGRADAEAEIERSYKRFKDEGGH; this is encoded by the coding sequence GTGGAGTTCGACGTCACCATCGAGATTCCGAAGGGTTCGCGGAACAAGTACGAGGTGGACCACGAGACCGGCCGGATCCGTCTGGACCGTCGCCTCTTCACGTCGACCAGCTACCCCGCGGACTACGGCTTCGTCGAGAACACCCTCGGCGAGGACGGTGACCCGCTGGACGCCCTGGTCATCCTGGACGAGCCGACCTTCCCGGGCTGCCTCATCAAGTGCCGCGCGATCGGCATGTTCCGGATGACCGACGAGGCGGGCGGCGACGACAAGCTGCTCTGCGTGCCGGCCTCCGACCCGCGCGTGGAGCACCTGCGCGACATTCACCACGTCTCCGAGTTCGACCGCCTGGAGATCCAGCACTTCTTCGAGGTCTACAAGGACCTGGAGCCCGGCAAGTCCGTCGAGGGCGCCGACTGGGTCGGCCGCGCGGACGCCGAGGCCGAGATCGAGCGTTCCTACAAGCGCTTCAAGGACGAGGGCGGCCACTGA
- the hpt gene encoding hypoxanthine phosphoribosyltransferase yields the protein MRVDAKDMGTDLQSVLITKEEIDAKLAELAAKIDAEYAGKDLLIVGVLKGAVMVMADLARALSTPVTMDWMAVSSYGAGTQSSGVVRILKDLDTDIKGKHVLIVEDIIDSGLTLSWLLSNLGSREPASLEVCTLLRKPEAAKVAIDVKWIGFDIPNEFVVGYGLDFAEKYRNLPFVGTLAPHVYGG from the coding sequence ATGCGGGTGGACGCGAAAGACATGGGCACCGACCTCCAGTCGGTGCTCATCACCAAAGAAGAGATCGACGCGAAGCTGGCCGAGCTGGCCGCCAAGATCGACGCGGAGTACGCGGGCAAGGACCTGCTGATCGTCGGCGTCCTCAAGGGCGCGGTGATGGTCATGGCGGACCTGGCGCGCGCGCTGTCCACTCCCGTCACGATGGACTGGATGGCCGTGTCGTCGTACGGCGCGGGGACCCAGTCCTCCGGTGTCGTGCGGATCCTCAAGGACCTCGACACCGACATCAAGGGCAAGCACGTCCTGATCGTCGAGGACATCATCGACTCCGGTCTGACGCTGTCCTGGCTGCTCTCCAACCTCGGTTCGCGCGAGCCCGCCTCCCTCGAGGTGTGCACGCTGCTGCGCAAGCCGGAGGCGGCCAAGGTCGCGATCGACGTGAAGTGGATCGGCTTCGACATCCCGAACGAGTTCGTCGTGGGGTACGGCCTCGACTTCGCCGAGAAGTACCGCAACCTGCCGTTCGTCGGAACGCTCGCTCCACACGTCTACGGCGGCTGA
- the dacB gene encoding D-alanyl-D-alanine carboxypeptidase/D-alanyl-D-alanine-endopeptidase codes for MRQLAKPSAIKLSGFSGKLTTWQLTAGSAAFGLVIAAGAVAAAGPWDSSGQRTAERDRAASQEAWGGADHAGRAPGSEPDAAPSAPSVLAGLGAPAGVAPAPTDSALAEVLDPLMRDPALGPKRSAVVLDAASGKPVYGKSAGDGLTPASTIKIATAVAALSAVGPDHRIATKTVIESDASGTPDVVLVGGGDPTLTARKDGRYTDTAASLRTLAEDTARALKSRGIDKIKLSYDTSLYSGPVQHPIGPNENITPVSALMADEGRLDDSTSGPAPRTADPAGEATRKFAQFLRDKGIDTSTPPEATPGPSKASDRAESLAKVESPPLSALVERMLTHSDNDIAEALARQAAIAAKEPASFDGAGKAVRDTLSEQKLPLSGTKFADGSGLDRADRVSAELLAALLDHAADPGRPELRSVVTGLPVAGFTGTLVDRYPKDSPGTGVVRAKTGTLTGVNSLAGTVVDADGRLLVFAFMTTGTTDPQSAQKALDHMASTVANCGCR; via the coding sequence TTGAGACAGCTGGCAAAGCCTTCCGCCATCAAGCTCTCCGGGTTCTCCGGGAAGCTCACGACCTGGCAGCTCACAGCTGGGTCCGCCGCCTTCGGCCTGGTCATCGCGGCCGGGGCGGTGGCCGCGGCCGGCCCTTGGGACTCCTCCGGTCAGCGTACGGCGGAGCGGGACCGGGCCGCTTCCCAGGAGGCCTGGGGTGGCGCAGATCACGCTGGTCGGGCGCCCGGAAGCGAGCCCGACGCCGCTCCGAGCGCCCCTTCGGTGCTCGCCGGACTCGGGGCGCCCGCGGGCGTCGCTCCGGCGCCGACGGACTCCGCGCTGGCGGAGGTGCTCGATCCGCTCATGCGGGATCCGGCGCTCGGCCCGAAGCGGTCGGCCGTCGTCCTGGACGCGGCCTCCGGGAAGCCGGTCTACGGCAAGAGCGCGGGCGACGGGCTGACGCCCGCGTCGACCATCAAGATCGCCACGGCTGTCGCCGCGCTGTCCGCGGTGGGCCCGGACCACCGCATCGCCACGAAGACGGTGATCGAGTCCGACGCGTCCGGGACGCCCGACGTCGTCCTGGTGGGCGGTGGCGACCCCACGCTCACCGCCCGCAAGGACGGCCGCTACACGGACACGGCGGCGAGCCTGCGCACCCTCGCCGAGGACACGGCACGCGCCCTCAAGAGCCGCGGCATCGACAAGATCAAACTCTCGTACGACACGTCGCTGTACTCCGGACCCGTGCAGCACCCGATCGGCCCGAACGAGAACATCACGCCGGTCAGCGCGCTCATGGCCGACGAGGGCCGCCTCGACGACTCCACGAGCGGCCCCGCACCGCGCACGGCCGACCCGGCGGGCGAGGCGACGAGGAAGTTCGCGCAGTTCCTCCGCGACAAGGGCATCGACACGTCGACGCCCCCCGAGGCGACCCCGGGCCCCTCCAAGGCATCGGACCGCGCCGAGTCCCTGGCGAAGGTCGAGTCGCCGCCGCTGTCGGCCCTGGTCGAGCGGATGCTGACGCACAGCGACAACGACATCGCCGAGGCGCTGGCCCGCCAGGCGGCGATCGCCGCGAAGGAGCCGGCGAGCTTCGACGGCGCGGGCAAGGCGGTGCGCGACACCCTCTCCGAGCAGAAGCTCCCCCTCTCCGGCACGAAGTTCGCCGACGGCAGCGGCCTGGACCGCGCCGACCGCGTCTCCGCGGAGCTCCTCGCCGCGCTCCTGGACCACGCGGCGGACCCGGGCCGCCCCGAACTGCGCTCGGTCGTCACGGGCCTGCCCGTGGCGGGCTTCACCGGCACGCTCGTCGACCGCTACCCCAAGGACTCCCCGGGCACGGGCGTGGTCCGCGCCAAGACAGGCACGCTGACCGGCGTGAACAGCCTCGCGGGAACGGTGGTGGACGCGGACGGCCGCCTCTTGGTCTTCGCCTTCATGACCACGGGCACGACGGACCCCCAATCGGCCCAGAAGGCCCTGGACCACATGGCCTCAACAGTGGCGAACTGCGGCTGCCGCTGA